The proteins below are encoded in one region of Rhododendron vialii isolate Sample 1 chromosome 7a, ASM3025357v1:
- the LOC131334617 gene encoding 23.6 kDa heat shock protein, mitochondrial-like has product MARSLVPLMRLRSTLRSYSPTPAAPSSSRLFCTKSTPRGRCFLAVAPPTVPEFHSSSYFESEDNVFIRVLMPGVAEEDVDVHFERNNVVIHGLRKKEAYEEGDTVHVSDFGLRVGAAEHLKLSEMKVVMNNGILKVVIPKAAKGGGGGFF; this is encoded by the exons ATGGCTCGCTCGCTAGTACCTCTCATGCGGCTCCGTTCAACCCTCCGCAGCTATTCTCCGACGCCGGCGGCCCCTTCTTCCTCTCGCCTCTTCTGCACCAAATCCACCCCTCGCGGCCGTTGTTTCCTCGCCGTTGCACCCCCCACCGTCCCCGAGTTCCACTCCTCTTCGTACTTCG AATCCGAGGACAACGTATTCATTCGGGTCTTGATGCCCGGAGTGGCGGAGGAGGATGTTGACGTCCACTTTGAGCGGAACAACGTGGTGATCCATGGCCTCAGGAAGAAGGAGGCGTACGAGGAGGGCGACACCGTGCACGTCAGCGACTTCGGCCTCCGCGTCGGGGCCGCGGAGCACTTGAAGCTCTCAGAGATGAAGGTTGTGATGAACAATGGCATTCTCAAGGTGGTGATCCCCAAGGCGGCCAAGGGAGGCGGTGGAGGTTTTTTTTGA
- the LOC131334618 gene encoding F-box/kelch-repeat protein At3g61590 has product MEGETSWVSHCLDDNGGDNGNFNSFLELSDEDNKENTEVSLDLILPDDLLERILTYLPVPGIFRAGSVCKRWNEIVNSRRFLWNFSRVLSQKPWYFMFTSSGEPFGYAYDPLLKKWHGIELPCIETSNWFIASSCGLVSFMDNDSRSELYICNPITKQSRRLQEPPGLKFSDYSALAVSVNRTSNNYCVSVVKSKQVPGEYFLWDLSIHVYDSQTRIWVTHLTQVLPGWRGGDESVICDGVLYFLIYSTGGGAQENRHGLIAYNLSNRSSQDELLKSFIPVPCALTCGRLMNLKEKLVLVGGIGKQDRPDIIKGIGIWILNGKEWVEIARMPHRHFQGFGEFDDVFASSGTDDLVYIQSYGAPTLLVFDMNQKQWKWSQKCPVTKKFPLQLFTGFCFEPRLETVP; this is encoded by the coding sequence ATGGAGGGTGAAACATCATGGGTTAGCCACTGCCTCGATGACAATGGGGGAGACAACGGGAATTTTAATTCATTCTTGGAGCTTAGTGATGAAGacaataaagaaaatacagagGTTTCCCTTGATTTAATCCTGCCTGATGACTTGTTGGAGCGAATCTTGACCTATCTCCCAGTACCAGGCATTTTTAGAGCGGGCTCTGTATGTAAAAGATGGAATGAGATTGTTAATTCAAGAAGGTTTTTATGGAACTTCTCTCGCGTCTTATCACAAAAACCTTGGTATTTCATGTTTACTAGCTCAGGTGAGCCATTTGGATATGCCTATGATCCCCTCCTTAAAAAGTGGCATGGCATTGAACTCCCCTGTATCGAAACATCTAATTGGTTCATTGCTTCATCTTGTGGGTTGGTTTCCTTTATGGACAATGACAGCCGGAGTGAGCTATATATCTGTAACCCAATTACCAAGCAATCCAGGAGGCTTCAAGAGCCCCCGGGCTTGAAATTTTCAGACTACAGTGCATTGGCTGTATCAGTGAACAGGACGTCAAACAATTACTGTGTCTCAGTTGTGAAATCCAAACAAGTCCCTGGGGAATATTTCCTGTGGGATCTCTCAATTCATGTTTATGACTCTCAGACTAGGATTTGGGTCACTCACCTGACACAGGTTCTTCCTGGGTGGAGGGGTGGTGATGAGAGTGTGATCTGCGATGGGGTTTTGTACTTCTTGATTTACTCAACCGGAGGTGGAGCCCAAGAGAATCGCCACGGCCTAATCGCTTATAACCTCTCAAACCGGTCATCCCAGGATGAATTGCTTAAGAGTTTTATTCCGGTACCTTGTGCTCTCACATGCGGTCGTCTTATGAACCTCAAAGAGAAACTGGTTTTGGTTGGGGGAATTGGAAAACAAGATCGGCCTGATATAATAAAAGGGATTGGCATTTGGATTCTTAATGGGAAAGAGTGGGTAGAGATTGCCCGAATGCCCCATAGGCACTTTCAAGGCTTTGGGGAGTTTGATGATGTTTTTGCTAGCAGTGGTACGGATGACCTGGTTTACATTCAGAGCTATGGAGCTCCTACTCTTCTTGTTTTTGACATGAACCAGAAGCAATGGAAATGGTCCCAGAAATGCCCTGTTACAAAGAAGTTCCCGCTTCAGCTCTTTACTGGTTTTTGCTTTGAACCCAGGCTTGAAACTGTTCCatag
- the LOC131334614 gene encoding uncharacterized protein At5g41620-like, producing the protein MEREEKGRAREGKKQEEFMGIKLQRGILVGKRGGTCTTPSPTWKFGFVQPHDCSRTEEQDLIFQTDTTATTLSARKLGANLWEALPLLTAAKMSKVGGARFPHRRRRNQKDKGFQLPTRVDEQFPGKPHEEPESDSSLRRHVAASLIQYHRAIERNGHALQPVSPASYSSSMEVAPYNPAITPSSSVEFKGRLGESTFNLKTSTELLKVLNRIWSLEEQHASNMSLVNAMKRELEHCHARNKELLREKKRTQQEMDELMKQVTADKIGRKNKEQDRIKAAVQSVRDELDDERKLRKHSESLHRKLAREISELKSSFSSALKDLEREKKARILLEDLCDEFAKGIRDYEQEVRFLKHKPEKDRTHRESPDRLILHLSEAWLDERMQMNLAEPQYDLAKKNNIVDKLSLEIETFLRARNSVGSINMNDLSLSHKKPMESSLHMHSSESFHLNAAGSAPHNADEEEDSTSSDSNCFELTRVSSGKQNINSSSKQNGNDVSESHSREKVRSNSTRKKVQSQEIGSEDLVELGDSQKFEKSEGAKVLEDIKKRSVGNPGLNSNHMFSNSARNHSLSLQGGKLHAEKNGTEDSRGHSALRGHASPVQPWVSRFTTPDIEVSETSSRWPQSLGDNTLKAKLLEARLEGQRSHSKPTKSSS; encoded by the exons atggagagagaggaaaaaggtaGAGCGAGAGAGGGGAAAAAGCAGGAGGAATTCATGGGAATAAAGTTGCAACGCGGAATTCTGGTTGGTAAAAGAGGGGGGACTTGTACTACTCCTTCACCCACATGGAAATTTGGGTTTGTTCAACCCCATGACTGTAGTCGTACTGAGGAACAAGATCTCATTTTTCAAACCGACACCACCGCCACTACACTCTCTGCTAGGAAACTCGGGGCTAATCTTTGGGAGGCTCTGCCCCTACTCACGGCGGCGAAGATGAGCAAAGTCGGTGGTGCTAGGTTCCCCCACCGCCGCCGGCGGAATCAGAAGGACAAGGGTTTTCAACTTCCTACCCGAGTGGATGAACAATTTCCTGGTAAACCACATGAGGAG CCAGAAAGTGATAGTAGTTTGAGAAGACATGTTGCAGCTTCACTGATTCAATACCATCGTGCCATTGAAAGAAATGGTCATGCCCTACAGCCTGTTTCTCCTGCCAGTTATAGTAGCTCAATGGAG GTAGCACCATATAATCCTGCTATCACCCCATCTAGTTCTGTGGAGTTCAAGGGCCGACTTGGAGAATCAACTTTCAACCTTAAAACATCCACAGAGTTACTCAAAGTACTCAATCGCATCTGGAGTCTTGAAGAACAGCATGCATCCAACATGTCATTAGTGAATGCTATGAAAAGGGAACTGGAGCACTGCCATGCACGAAACAAAGAGTTACTGCGTGAAAAGAAAAGGACTCAACAAGAAATGGATGAGTTAATGAAGCAAGTTACAGCAGATAAAATTGGTAGAAAAAATAAGGAGCAAGATCGAATAAAGGCAGCAGTTCAGTCAGTGAGGGATGAGTTAGATGATGAGAGGAAGTTGAGAAAGCATTCTGAAAGCCTTCACCGGAAGCTAGCTCGAGAAATTTCTGAATTGAAAAGCTCGTTCTCTAGTGCTTTGAAAGAcctagaaagagagaaaaaagcgCGAATTTTGCTGGAAGACTTGTGTGACGAATTCGCTAAGGGAATAAGAGATTATGAACAAGAGGTGAGGTTTTTGAAACACAAGCCTGAGAAGGATCGCACTCATAGGGAAAGCCCTGACCGTTTGATCCTCCATCTTTCTGAAGCTTGGCTAGATGAACGGATGCAGATGAACCTTGCTGAACCTCAGTATGATCTTGCAAAGAAGAACAATATTGTGGATAAGCTTAGCCTTGAAATAGAAACTTTTCTTCGAGCCAGAAATTCTGTGGGTTCTATTAATATGAACGACTTAAGCTTATCCCACAAAAAGCCTATGGAAAGTAGCCTACATATGCATTCTTCGGAGTCCTTTCACTTGAATGCGGCTGGCAGTGCTCCTCATAATGCCGATGAGGAGGAAGATTCTACTAGTAGTGATTCAAATTGCTTCGAATTAACTAGGGTTTCTAGTGGAAAGCAAAACATCAACAGTAGCTCTAAACAAAATGGGAATGATGTTTCAGAAAGCCATAGTAGAGAAAAAGTCAGATCAAACTCTACAAGGAAGAAGGTCCAGTCACAAGAAATTGGATCAGAAGACCTTGTTGAATTGGGAGATTCCCAGAAGTTTGAAAAAAGTGAGGGTGCAAAAGTTCTCGAGGATATAAAGAAAAGAAGTGTGGGGAATCCTGGACTGAACAGTAATCATATGTTCAGTAACTCGGCAAGAAATCATTCTTTGTCGTTGCAAGGGGGAAAGCTACACGCGGAGAAAAATGGAACAGAAGATTCTCGTGGTCACTCAGCACTTCGAGGTCATGCTAGTCCTGTTCAACCGTGGGTATCAAGATTCACAACACCAGATATTGAAGTATCTGAAACTTCTTCTAGATGGCCTCAGAGCTTGGGAGATAACACTTTGAAGGCTAAGCTTCTTGAAGCAAGATTAGAGGGGCAGCGTTCTCACTCAAAACCAACTAAGAGTTCTTCATAG